A window of Macrotis lagotis isolate mMagLag1 chromosome 1, bilby.v1.9.chrom.fasta, whole genome shotgun sequence genomic DNA:
AATGGTTTTTACTTTGTTGccataataaatttcattttagtttcCAAAGTTGACTAGGAAGGACCCTCAATTAAAAGCTAGGGCAGGAAACTATGTAGAAAATCCTAAAGCTCTTGGGCATTCAGCAACCTTTTCTCACTTCCTTTCCTCCCAATCTCCATAAGTTTTATAAATACCCAACcttcaaattaaaatttctactaaaaataaaaagcacaCAAAATGAATGAGTATTTCATAGTGtgtgaattgtttttaaaatactcaCTAGGAAAATGGTTCTAAAAACAGATCTCCAATGCTTAAATGCCACATTGTTGGCATTCCAAAACTTCTCTGGGCCTTCTCCACACTTAATCTTTATGCAGCAGGAAggcaatattttaaagaaacttaTAAGGAGGGgccagctaggttgcgcagtggatagagcaccggccctggagtcaaaagtacctgagttcaaatccgacctcagacacttaataattacctaactgtgtggccttgggcaagtcactttactccatttgccttgcaaaaactaaaaaacaattatgaggaatatgaatttaaaaaaacactacttGAAAGGATAGTACTACTTCTAGAGAGACAAAGGAAGAGTTGTGAAACCATCACTTATTACACTatgtataagatatatatatatatatatatatatagttagacagatgcacacatacacagataaagaatatttgaatatatgttCTATATAGTcacatatattacataaatatatatgctacatctcttttttaaattaatatcacCTCTGTTATTTATACTTCTCAAGAAAAAACTAGCTACCAGTTCTACCTACCTCAACCACATAATTAAAGATCATCTTTTAAGTAACCAAAAGATGAATCATTaatatcactttattttctttatgcaaATATCTGTTAaacctttttctgttttctatttagggagaaaaatattgaattcatATTGAAAATAATAGCCTTGTTTCCTAAAGAGGTCTACTCTTCTTTTTAGAGAATCAAGTTTTTAATGTGAAAAAGTACCTATCTCTGACCTATGGTCAGGCTTCGATGCAGCGGGCCGCTAGTTCCTTTCATAACTTCAGAGGCAACCCTAAGGACTAAACCAGTTCTTTACTAATCACCTTGCAGTTAAACTAGCGGCCTAGGAATTTTCACTAGAGTTGGACTGCAACTGGGAAATGGCAAAGCTAACTACAGAACTCTTGCTAAGAGGCTTCAGACCACATAAGGCAAACAAATTTTCCAACAGTCTACCCTCCCCCTTCCGCCCCCCTACCCTGCCCCAAAATGCTGATGTTTCCTACTCTCGTTTAAGAACAGGAGGAAAAACAAGCCTAGTTTCTGATCTCTTTCTTAGACTACGCCCCAAAATTTAAAGTAGAGCCTCACTGATATCGagattccctccccccaaatgGGAGAAGAGGGTCTCCTTCGGAGTCTCCAGGGATACTCCACTGGAGGGATCCCCACAAGCCTGCCCAAGAATCCCTCCCAGAAGTGCTGCTTTGAGAGAATTCTCTGAGAATtaaatcctttcttccttcacatCCTAAAGGGCCACGTTATGCCTCCCACACCCCCCCAACTCCCGCAAAATCTGGGACGGGAAGGGCCTCTCACCTCGAGCCGGAGCCAGAGAGCAGACGAGAAGAATGAGCAGAAGGGGCATTCCGGGCCAGTGCCCCATGGTCATCAGGTACCTTAAAGTTGACTCAAGTCCTCCGAAGTTGAACGGAGCTGCCTGTAGTGCACAGGCTCCTTCAGTCTCCCCTGGGATCAGAGGCCTTGAacgagaggaaagggaggggggataATCTTTTTCCTCCACAGAGCCGGGGTACAAGGGTGGAGTAGGGAGGGGCACGGGGTGCTGAAGATGACAGTCAGTTAACTTTCCAGTCTGCCAGCCAAGGGGTGCGGCACTCCTCCCAGTAAGGCCCCCGCCCTGGAGGGGAGAGGATCCACCCAGCCCAGCCCACCAGCCAATCCGGGCTCTGCGAGGGGTGCAAGAGGGGTGGCCAGGGCCCGCAGCTAGTTTGGAGCCTCGAACCGCGCCCTGGAAGGGGCCGCCTCTGCAGCAGCTGGTAACCCAAAAGGGAGGcagcctcctccctcccctcttccttccctctgagCTTCAGTTCTGGGCAAGAAGTTCTCCCAGAAGAATTCTAGCTGTTGTTCGGCGGCTTTCGGACTGCTTTATCTTAGAGGGGTTGGgcaggaggggaaggcaaggcggAAAAGAGGGGCTACCTCAAAAATGTGAGCAATTGTTTGAGGGTGGGTTAATTTTGGACCTTGAGATTTAATTCACTAGAAACTACTCTTGTATGCCCGAATACACATAAAACTCCTGCTTGGAGGGCTGAGCTGGATGGACTACAAAATGGCCCAGAGCCTAACTTTCTCACATTCTAAAACTAGAAACATGGTGTTCCTAACAGAATCCTGAGTCACTGGCTGTGGAAGGTgaaagggatttttttattttattttttttttttgttttgatggctacctcccctccccccactcccaagAATCTGAATTGATGTTCTTTACCAGTTTGATTGACTAGCCTCTTTCTTTCCTACAgaagtgttttattttctcttttgtcatccAAGCCAGAATCATCTttgtctcctctcttttttttttttaaagttttttgcaaggcttgcccaaggccacacagctaggtaattattaagtgtctgcgccacctagccacccctagaattcTCTTAAGGCATTTAGTAACCTTTCAGACAACATAGTTGCATTCCCTTCAgataaagtaaatttattttcctttgttccgTTAAAAAAGCATAGAAAAGTAGATTAAGTTTGAAGGGACCCTAGGACCAATCTAGTCCAAcatcctctttttacagatgaggaaactgaggtccagggagattgaatgacttgccacAAATGTTAGGGTTGGAATAATTGGCAAACCTGGATTATACAATTTCTTTTGCTATGTCTAACCTTTAGAATCTATCATTTGTTGAGATCATTAATAATGGAAGGAATACAGATCCTATCACCTCTCCCAACTCTAGACTAaagtttcttttattaaaaaaaacttaatgcattttcttcagtttctttagaAACAGAATTGCAAGGTATAGTATGCCTCCTTGTGTCTAGACTAAACATTAAATaccaaaaaggaattttaaaaatatctttttctgcACTAAGTGCATgctgttcaacaaatatttaaaaacactGAGATAAGTTGTggttttaaatatgaaaaatatccctgtgtgagaaagaggaaatatggTATAGGGGAGAAAGAAGCTGACctgagagtcagaaagatcttgTTTCAGGAACTGTAtttgatgtgtgtgtgtctgggcaACTCTCAATACCTCTGCCAAAGTGAAAGTGCCAACTAGCATTGGGAGAAGGATTTGCCTCCTTCAGAAATTTCCTTTGTCAATGAGATCAGGAATCTAATCTCTATCCCTAACTGAATAAAGCCTCAGTTTAATTCTCTTTCAATGAATAAATCTACTGCATTTAAATGCTTCTCAGAATTCTGaaaactgaaatgatttaacTGCCAAGAAACCTAATCTTTTCTCCTTTGCTAAAATTAAATAGAACTTCCCCAATTGGGCCTATGCTTTCCAGAAGCAGAGGCATTTAACTAACAATTGTTTATTATCTATTCCTTTAAATGGATTTGCATCTTTCCTCTTAGAGGAAACATTCTGAAAACCCTGTATCCAAACTCTGGATTGTAATTCTATTTTTGGCACTGAAAACCAATTTGTATAACATTTTGCACACAGTTCAACTGACTTCAGGAGACCCTGATTTCAAAATGtacaatgaaattaatttttaaaaaatctatggcAAATGAGACTTACATGTTTGAACATGACCAGGATGTGGTTTGTTTAGTTTGACTATCTAATTTACCCTTAAGAGATAGAATAAATGTCAGTAAAGAGGTATCAGAGGAGTGGAATGGTAAGTACTGCTCCCATTCTTGGCTCTGTTCCTCTTTACCCAGGCATGTGAATGGATCTAGTTCAGTCCCAATAAATGAAGTCAAGCTCCCTTGCATTCATGGTTTGGCTCATTTAACTGAGTCCTTCCCTACAATACTTAAGGACAaatggaggagagggagaaataaaatCACTCAATGTACAATATGAATCATGAATGGGACAGGTaatttatttctacatataaaaGGTATGCTAAACACAGGCCATTTGTAAGTACATATAAATAGAACAGAATTCATGAACAATTTACAATTTCTGTTTCAACTCATTAGAACATAAAGTAGTATGTGGAATTTCTTAttggacagtttatatttttccttggAGTTATGCATTATCACTCTGCTCTAATCTCTAACCTTCTCTGAATTTTATATttggttatttctattattaactGCTCTGAAATCTATTACAACCAAATGCCTCTCTCAATATAATTAGGACCTTTTACACTCTCAATGTTGCCTTCAATTCTGGATATATACaccttgagaattttatttctcatattctcaagaaagaaaacaaagcagaaaAGGCTGCCTGGAGCACAAGTTCATTTACTTAAAGCTATACTACATATGGGGGAAACAATGGAGTAGTAACATAGTACTCCCAATTCCTTCAAGACTTCATAGGAGTTTAGAGTCACAAAGTACTAATTGCCACATGGAGTAGTTATAGCCAAGAAATGGCTACTCTCTTTGATTCATCTATTGAATCATAAATTCTTTTGGCTCTACAGTTCCCCACTGGGAGTGATTCATCATCTAACAGGGTAAGTTCCTCATGGGTGAGTCACACAAGGACAAAAATGTTCTGCATGTTTGAGTAGAACTAGGAAAGCCAGCTATAAGCATCTGCCACGGGCAGTGAGGTTGGAGCAGGGAAATGAGAAGATGGTTccttctttaattatttattaaaagtaaAGCAATTAAGGGGGAGATAAAGAGGAACTAGTAATTGTGATGGGGAAAATAGAAGATAAGAACATCAGtgacatatgaaaaaaatagtgaagaagaGCTCAGAAGAAGGTTCAGAGGAGGTAACAGGTCAAATGAGAAGACTGAATTAAGTATGTacttggatagaacactggccctagagccaagagtacctgagttcaaatctggtctcagatacttaataattacctagttgtgtggccttgggcaagctacttaaccccattgccttgcaaaaaaaaacaacaaacaactaaaaaaaagctgtTCATAATGGAATTTGTGGTTTCCTACACAGTACTCTATTTTCTATGTATATAAAAGTGTACATGTTTGTTGGCATTTGTCagtagaataacaaaaaaaaataaattaaaacaagatAACTATAAAGTATATGGAATATCAAGATTGCACTACCCAACCACATTTAAGATCTACAcagataaaattagaaaagataagaaaatgcatttattcttaaaaaatagaaatattagaacaaaatcaaaagattgaaaagttGCCTATGATCAAAAATATTGACCTGGATAACAGGGCAAGGAAAGATCACTTAAGAATCATCagactcaggggcagctaggtggtagtgcttagagcactggtcctggagtcaggaggacctaagttcaattctgacctcagaattgattataattacaataattaCTGATTATAACTACGGACGGAGCTGTGTGAGTTTGGGCATTACCCCCCAttaccccccaaaacaaacaaacaagcaaaaaaaatcataagactctggcagagtcaagatggcagaaaaaAGGCAGGGACTTGCCTCAGTTCTCCCTCAAACCACTCTGAATACCCTTAAATAATGACCCTaagcaaattctagagtagcagaacacacaaaaaaagaagaaaagaaacattttacaccccaagacaacttggaagattgacAGGATTAGTCTGTTGCCCAGGATGAGAAAGAGGAGTACTGTGTAGCAAGGATCTTGGTGGTATGGATCCTCCCAGCAATCTAGGAACAGATGGGGGCTATTGGCTCAATGGTAATGATgacagtttccaga
This region includes:
- the LOC141504772 gene encoding uncharacterized protein LOC141504772, with the translated sequence MALKGFCSTEARSVLPRPALGCVSFSPCSEGRKRGGRRLPPFWVTSCCRGGPFQGAVRGSKLAAGPGHPSCTPRRARIGWWAGLGGSSPLQGGGLTGRSAAPLGWQTGKLTDCHLQHPVPLPTPPLYPGSVEEKDYPPSLSSRSRPLIPGETEGACALQAAPFNFGGLESTLRYLMTMGHWPGMPLLLILLVCSLAPARANPTKKNPTTKSPQSDSDLSLEDALNGGSDDFVKPNPPKPKPDHHGDTGGFSDDDLNGHAQSGGSDDRSNDENAAADSPGAIPGIISGVLVAVVGAVTSFIAYQKKKLCFKGNEDPENVNMESHHGANTEPPVQRTLIEK